A window of the Cicer arietinum cultivar CDC Frontier isolate Library 1 chromosome 6, Cicar.CDCFrontier_v2.0, whole genome shotgun sequence genome harbors these coding sequences:
- the LOC101502268 gene encoding sugar transport protein 10-like produces MDDDTGETAYSLQFVRSLWSWLSFVCQINIVLSSIIQTLALITPFFASTTTRMFGCKASVFGGGLFFLVGALLHDFAINIEMLIVGRLLLGFVVGYCNQVKNIANLIAFNFVVTPKQSLSVYLSEMAPTIIRGALNIGFQMIITIGILGDTPNCMIESGQKEGAKKMLQKICGIDNVDEEFQHLIDASEEAKKVNNLWKNIIQPRCRPQHTFCYIIPFFQQLTDINIIMIYAPMLFKTLDFGNDISLMSAVIIGGVIVVATFVSIFIVDTFGRRILSPKDSVQMLICHVKVES; encoded by the exons GTTTGTGAGGAGTCTTTGGAGTTGGTTAAGTTTTGTATGTCAAATTAACATTGTCCTTAGTTCTATTATCCAGACTCTTG CATTAATAACTCCTTTCTTTGCTTCTACAACTACAAGAATGTTTGGATGTAAAGCCTCAGTGTTTGGAGGTGGCTTGTTTTTCCTTGTTGGTGCATTGTTGCATGATTTTGCTATCAATATTGAAATGCTTATAGTCGGTCGTCTACTGCTTGGGTTCGTTGTAGGATATTGTAATCAG GTTAAGAATATTGCAAACTTGATTGcatttaattttgttgtcaCTCCTAAACAGTCTCTTTCAGTGTATTTGTCTGAAATGGCTCCGACAATAATTAGAGGTGCACTCAACATTGGCTTCCAAATGATAATCACAATTGGCATCCTAG GTGACACACCAAATTGTATGATTGAAAGTGGTCAAAAAGAAGGAGCTAAAAAAATGTTGCAAAAGATTTGTGGCATTGATAACGTTGATGAGGAGTTCCAACATCTAATTGATGCTAGCGAGGAAGCAAAAAAGGTGAACAACCTATGGAAGAATATTATACAACCAAGATGCAGACCTCAACACACTTTTTGCTATATAATTCCATTTTTCCAACAACTCACCGACATCAATATTATCATGATTTATGCCCCTATGCTTTTCAAAACTTTGGATTTTGGAAACGATATTTCCCTCATGTCTGCGGTAATTATTGGAGGTGTCATCGTTGTTGCTACTTTTGTTTCTATCTTCATTGTGGACACATTTGGTAGAAGGATTTTATCCCCTAAAGATAGTGTTCAAATGTTGATTTGTCATGTGAAAGTTGAAAGTTAA
- the LOC101496891 gene encoding uncharacterized protein produces the protein MQSSSFPLRNYNPLPLFHFLPNNNHFFPFTKSQSMSTFSSSSSPSPSNNPTQQQQQQPQIPNIEQNKLSHVIKYHNQTKHNFNNYARGPHGLDWANQPNPFRRYLSSPLLPLLHFTTQQQQQQPLYSSLFNSLPSPKPISKTTISQFLYDSLSLSAWKSTSFSTWSLRVNPSSGNLHPTEAYIIAPSIESISDSPFVAHYAPKEHSLELRAQIPSGFFPKFFPPNSFLVGFSSIFWRESWKYGERGFRYCNHDVGHAIAAVSMAAASLGWDVKLLDSLGFDELKFLMGVHVFPEFETPSNAVKGKIPEIEFEHPDCVMLVFPSGVSGFDLDYKELSSDILLFSKLEWKGKPNSLSKEHVCWDIIYKTSEVVKKNLTLGDRFLVDPFQRSGLCSENENDCESCYKGLTVREVVRKRRSAVDMDGVTGMERDTFYQILSRCLPSGSENGKKQRRQLSLPFRALPWDAEVHAALFVHRVVGLPQGLYFLVRNESHFGELKKAMLPDFVWTKPEGCPDDLPLYELLRSDCRRLAKQLSCHQDIASDGCFSLGMLARMEPTLREKNVWMYPRLFWETGVLGQVLYLEAHAVGISATGIGCFFDDPVHQLLGLKGSTFQSLYHFTLGAPVEDKRIMSLPAYPGPDADA, from the exons ATGCAATCTTCTTCTTTTCCTCTCCGCAACTACAATCCACTTCCACTCTTCCATTTTCTTCCTAACAACAATCACTTTTTTCCTTTTACCAAATCACAATCAATGTCCACTTTCTCTTCCTCTTCTTCACCTTCTCCTTCAAACAAcccaacacaacaacaacaacaacaacctcaAATTCCAAACATCGAACAAAACAAACTCTCCCATGTCATCAAATACCACAAccaaacaaaacacaatttcaaCAACTATGCAAGAGGACCTCATGGGCTTGATTGGGCCAACCAGCCCAACCCATTTCGCAGGTACCTCTCTTCTCCTCTTCTCCCTCTTCTCCATTTCACTACACAACAACAACAGCAGCAACCACTTTACTCTTCTCTCTTCAATTCTCTTCCATCCCCAAAACCCATTTCCAAAACCACTATTTCTCAGTTTCTCTATGATTCTCTCTCACTCTCAGCTTGGAAATCCACAAGCTTTTCAACTTGGTCTTTAAGGGTTAACCCTAGTAGTGGTAATTTGCACCCAACTGAAGCTTATATCATTGCACCTTCAATTGAATCAATCTCTGATTCACCTTTTGTTGCTCATTATGCTCCAAAGGAACATTCTTTGGAACTTAGAGCTCAAATCCCATCTGGGTTTTTTCCCAAATTTTTTCCACCTAATTCTTTTCTTGTTGGGTTTTCTTCCATTTTCTGGCGTGAATCTTGGAAGTATGGTGAACGTGGTTTTAGGTACTGTAACCATGATGTTGGTCATGCTATTGCTGCTGTTTCAATGGCTGCTGCTTCTCTTGGTTGGGATGTTAAGCTTTTGGATTCATTAGGGTTTGATGAGTTGAAGTTTCTTATGGGAGTTCATGTTTTTCCTGAATTTGAAACACCTTCAAATGCTGTTAAAGGTAAGATTCCTGAGATTGAGTTTGAGCATCCTGATTGTGTTATGCTTGTTTTTCCGAGTGGGGTTAGTGGGTTTGATTTGGATTATAAGGAGTTGAGTTCTGATATATTGTTGTTTTCTAAGTTGGAATGGAAAGGGAAACCTAATTCACTTAGCAAAGAACATGTTTGTTgggatattatatataaaacttcTGAGGTTGTTAAAAAGAATTTGACCTTAGGAGATAGGTTTTTGGTTGATCCATTTCAAAGGAGTGGTCTTTGtagtgaaaatgaaaatgattgtGAAAGTTGTTATAAGGGTTTGACTGTTAGAGAAGTTGTTAGGAAGCGTAGAAGTGCTGTTGATATGGATGGAGTTACAGGAATGGAGAGAGATACATTTTATCAGATTTTGTCACGTTGTCTTCCTTCTGGTTCTGAAAATGGAAAGAAGCAAAGGAGACAACTTTCTTTGCCATTCCGAGCACTTCCTTGGGATGCTGAGGTTCATGCTGCTTTGTTTGTTCATAGAGTGGTGGGGTTACCTCAGGGATTGTATTTTCTTGTGAGGAATGAAAGTCATTTTGGTGAGTTGAAGAAAGCTATGCTTCCTGACTTTGTTTGGACAAAACCGGAGGGTTGCCCTGATGATCTTCCTTTGTATGAACTCCTTAGATCGGATTGTCGGCGGCTTGCAAAGCAGCTTTCGTGCCACCAG GACATTGCAAGTGATGGTTGCTTTAGCCTTGGCATGTTGGCCCGAATGGAGCCTACATTGCGTGAGAAGAACGTCTGGATGTATCCACGTTTATTTTGGGAGACTGGAGTCCTTGGACAGGTGTTGTACCTTGAAGCTCATGCAGTTGGAATCTCAGCAACTGGAATTGGCTGCTTCTTTGATGACCCTG TGCATCAGTTACTTGGGCTAAAAGGGTCAACCTTCCAGAGCCTATATCATTTTACGCTCGGTGCTCCTGTCGAGGACAAGCGTATAATGAGTTTACCTGCCTATCCAGGTCCCGATGCCGATGCTTAA